From a single Osmerus eperlanus chromosome 8, fOsmEpe2.1, whole genome shotgun sequence genomic region:
- the epm2a gene encoding laforin gives MFYRFGVILTPECNDIDVYVLGSRPEMGHWDPNKAVLMKPTQAVLSMHEPCLWIGDVQLAEPCKDSLWFKFIKRIDGNFIWEGNGPHHDRCCVYDENNLVDGVYCHPIGHWIEETGHTDEMKHTTDFYFGVAGQQAMNFSRILPRVWLGSCPRQLEHVTLKLKQELGVSAVMNFQTEADVVNNSHGCRHDPGQPMTPETMMHLYKDSGLVYVWIPTPDMSTEGRIRMLPQAVFLLHGLLEHGHTVYVHCNAGVGRSTAAVCGLLMYILGWSLRRVQYFVAARRAAVYIDEEALVCAREDFLLKFGQLRSSGCCPQT, from the exons ATGTTTTACAGATTCGGTGTAATTCTCACTCCGGAGTGCAATGACATTGACGTGTATGTTTTGGGTTCCCGTCCAGAGATGGGTCACTGGGATCCGAACAAGGCGGTTCTTATGAAACCTACACAGGCTGTCCTGTCAATGCACGAGCCTTGCCTCTGGATCGGCGACGTGCAGCTCGCGGAGCCGTGCAAAGACAGCCTGTGGTTCAAGTTCATTAAAAGAATAGATGGCAATTTCATCTGGGAAG GCAATGGGCCCCATCATGACCGATGTTGTGTGTATGATGAGAACAACCTGGTGGACGGTGTCTACTGTCACCCCATTGGCCACTGGATTGAGGAGACTGGCCACACAGATGAGATGAAGCACACAACTGACTTCTACTTTGGTGTGGCGGGCCAGCAAGCTATGAATTTCTCCAG GATCCTTCCCAGGGTCTGGCTAGGCAGCTGTCCTCGCCAGCTGGAGCATGTGACCCTCAAGCTGAAGCAGGAGCTGGGCGTTTCCGCGGTGATGAACTTCCAGACGGAAGCGGATGTGGTCAACAACTCGCACGGCTGCCGGCACGACCCTGGACAACCCATGACTCCAGAGACCATGATGCACCTGTACAAGGACAGCGGCCTGGTGTACGTGTGGATCCCCACGCCAGACATGAGCacggagg GTAGAATAAGAATGCTCCCCCAGGCTGTCTTCCTACTGCACGGGCTGCTGGAACACGGTCACACCGTCTATGTTCACTGTAACGCGGGCGTAGGCCGCTCCACCGCCGCCGTGTGTGGTCTCCTCATGTACATCCTGGGCTGGAGCCTGAGGAGGGTGCAGTACTTTGTTGCAGCCAGGAGGGCGGCGGTCTACATTGATGAAGAGGCCTTGGTTTGCGCCCGGGAAGACTTTCTACTCAAGTTTGGACAGCTACGCTCGTCTGGTTGTTGCCCACAGACTTGA